Part of the Nicotiana sylvestris chromosome 5, ASM39365v2, whole genome shotgun sequence genome is shown below.
GAAGGTTCAATAAGCTTGAAAATCAGAAAATTAGAAGTAACTAACTCCATTTCATGTAAAAGCAAACTTGTGAGAGGCATCTTGTCAATCTATTCACCAAAATTGAGAATACAGTCAAATATCTATATGGCAACCTCGTTTGTTTCGATATTTTTTGGTTGTTATAGTGAGGTGCTGTTATAGAGGACATATATTATATCATAATATAATAATCCGTTCCGAGAAAAACTCGGTTTTTATAGTGAATGGCTGTTATATAGGAATGTTGTTATAGATAGGCCTGACTGTACATTAATATAATCTTTCAAAGGCTCTGTATCATATATTTTCTCTTGCCTTCTGTGTCATTTATCGCACGTTTTGGATTATTGCAATGATAATAACAATTGGCTATTATAATATAAGCACCTGATGGTAAGATCTTGGAGCCATTACAGAAGAGAAGGGATCCATTCCCCTTGCAAAGTGATTCAGAAAAACCTCAGTTGTACCAGCAATAATCATTGCTCCTCCACTTGCACCAATAACCGCTCTTAGTTGTTCACCCTGTTATTACAAATAAGGTTCAACAAAATCCCCTATTTTAAAGTATGTTCGTCTCTGAGTTAAAGGGCAACCAGGTGCACTAAGCTCTCGTTATGTTCGTCAATGAGTTAACCTTGTTAAAACTCGGACAAAACCTGAATCTTTACCTTGAGAAAAATAGTAGGTGTCATTGATGACAATGGCCTTTTGCCCGGACGGATAAAATTTGCAGGTGCTGGTGGTGGAACATTTTCGGAACGTTTTTCAGGAATCGAGAAGTCATCCATTTCATTATTAAGAACTATCCCTGTACTTGGTGATAGATATTTTGCACCAAAGTAAGCATTTACGGTACTAGTCATCGAAACAGCATTTCGATCACTGTCCACAATGGACATGTGGCTGGTACCATGATCATGGATTTGATTCCACCTATTTGAGATCAAAGGTTTGTCAAAATTGTTACATTTGAATATACCACTCACTCTAGCAAAAAACAATACAAGTTTTCCTGATACAGGATTTCAAGATATCATAATATAAATAAGGTAAAAGAGAGAGTATATATCAAGTCTTAGTTAAAGTTGCTTACTTGCCACCATAGTGATTGGGACTGAAAGTCATGTTGTCATATATGGTTTTCTTCAACTGTTTTGCAAATTCAGTTGACAGCATATCGTCTATGACGCTTTTAATGTTAATGAAATCTGGATCGCCGAGGTTCATCCTCAGTGCAAATGCATGTTTCAGCGCTTCGATTTGTCGATGAATTAGAAGGGAGCTTGGACCTTCCATGGGAATTCCATATTGTGCAAGAATGTTCAGTATCTGAGGAAGACAAATAAAGGCATTTCTTCAAAAGTGGTAACATAGTGATGATTAAGGATGTTTAGCCCAACCCCCGTCGTCAGTCCCACTCCCGTGACTCACCTCCCTCACCCTCGGCCCACCATCCAATCCCACCCGCCTGCCTCCCCCCCCTACCGCCGACCCCTCGACCCCCACCTCGGACTCCGACCCCTGACCTCGGACCCTGGATCCTGAACCCTAAACACCGAAATCGAATTCGAAATCCCGACCACCAACCCCTCGGACCCCGAGCCCCAATAACCGAAAATCACCCCCAGACCCCCTGATCCCTGAACAGCAGACATTGAACTCAAACCCGAAACCCCGACCACTGACCCCGAACCCTAAACCTCAAATGTCAACCCCCTCATCCCACCCACCCTCGACCCCATAGTGTTTTCCTAGATTATATATAAATGCGCTTCGGACAATATTTTCTGCTTACTTATAAAACACCAGAAAATTAGTTAGAAAATCCCTTATTTTCCACGATATTCTCCGTGAAAAGCATTTTCTTctgtaccaaacacaccctaaaggAACTAATCAAAGAGATATACTTACTAGCACCATTGAAGCACCTCCTGCTGAAGGAGGTGGCATACCAAGTATCTTAAATCCCATGACATCTGCAGAGATAGGTTCTCTTATTCTAACTTGATACTGCTGCAAGTCTTTCATTGTTAATATGCCTCCGGATTTTGTTATATCTTTGATCAATTTAACCCCAATAGATCCATTGTAAAATGGCCTAATTCCAAATGCGGAAAGCGCTCTAAGTGTTTTCGCTAGCTGTTTGTTATAACATATATCTCCTATCTGCAAAAGGCTGCCATTTGATGTGAACAAGTCGCCAAGTCCCTTGTCGGACATAATATCTGATTCACTTTTGGACATTTGCATGTGAAGATATGGTGAAATCTTGAAACCGCTATGAGCTAGATGTGCAGCTGGCCTCACAAGCCTTCTCCATGAAAGCTTTCCATATTGCTTCCACGCTTTGTAAAGACCAGCAATTTCTCCTGGAACTCCTATTGAAAGAACTCCGCTAGCTTTTAGAGCAGCATTTCCTGCGTACATATTCTGAACAAGAAAGATATGACTCGGCTTGCAAGAATTCTACCATCTACATATATTTCGTCGAGTTTGTAAGAACTAGAAACAATATGCTAACTAGTGCAATCAACATAATATTGGTGGTTAAGCAGCAAAACTTCCATATTTATATGAAGTGCAAACTGAAGCAGTACATTCTTTTATCGGCTTTTCCTAATATTCCTGTCAAGGATATCACTGATAAAGAAGCACAATTCACCAAATTAACTCCTCATCTCAACTGTCTTATATCCTTTCCAGTTTTAGCATTGGTGCACTACCATCTGCTCTTCTAACTTAATACATCTATTTAAGATTGTCAATTTTGTTTCTACCAGAGTATGTATGTATACATGTTTGCTCAACATATCAAGTAATACGGGACTAAAACAAAGTGTTAATTTGTAGTCTTATAGATATGAGACCGTCAGATATTTGATTTGATTTCCTAGTGGATTTCAACCTAGGTTTAAACATGTCAGGCTAAACCAGCCCAAAGATAATGTCCGCTTTGAGCCAAACCTGCACGTTTTTCCTCAAGAAAGCCTCACCCCATTAAGCGATTTCTACACCTTATATGTAGCTTCTCAATCTTTTCAGCTATCAATGTGGGACTTTGTTCACACACCCAGGGACACAGTTGAAGACAAGCTattaaattgagtattgaattgtcAATCTATGCAATCAAAAGACTCCAATAGTTCAAATACCTCAGAGGCTTTCTTGGGAGCAGTTTCTCTCAT
Proteins encoded:
- the LOC104217555 gene encoding glutathione hydrolase 1-like isoform X2, producing MMFIITLLLSKWPCSGFLLLLAFLLLSTRTSTSLAYDRREIIKARHGAVATDDGRCSTIGRDVLREGGHAVDAAVAAALCLGVVSPASSGIGGGAFMLIRTADGKAQAFDMRETAPKKASENMYAGNAALKASGVLSIGVPGEIAGLYKAWKQYGKLSWRRLVRPAAHLAHSGFKISPYLHMQMSKSESDIMSDKGLGDLFTSNGSLLQIGDICYNKQLAKTLRALSAFGIRPFYNGSIGVKLIKDITKSGGILTMKDLQQYQVRIREPISADVMGFKILGMPPPSAGGASMVLILNILAQYGIPMEGPSSLLIHRQIEALKHAFALRMNLGDPDFINIKSVIDDMLSTEFAKQLKKTIYDNMTFSPNHYGGKWNQIHDHGTSHMSIVDSDRNAVSMTSTVNAYFGAKYLSPSTGIVLNNEMDDFSIPEKRSENVPPPAPANFIRPGKRPLSSMTPTIFLKGEQLRAVIGASGGAMIIAGTTEVFLNHFARGMDPFSSVMAPRSYHQVTTLKFQQQQGLLFKRKAMYCKVSPEGQFVSLLFKNSSHQSWGSL
- the LOC104217555 gene encoding glutathione hydrolase 1-like isoform X1: MMFIITLLLSKWPCSGFLLLLAFLLLSTRTSTSLAYDRREIIKARHGAVATDDGRCSTIGRDVLREGGHAVDAAVAAALCLGVVSPASSGIGGGAFMLIRTADGKAQAFDMRETAPKKASENMYAGNAALKASGVLSIGVPGEIAGLYKAWKQYGKLSWRRLVRPAAHLAHSGFKISPYLHMQMSKSESDIMSDKGLGDLFTSNGSLLQIGDICYNKQLAKTLRALSAFGIRPFYNGSIGVKLIKDITKSGGILTMKDLQQYQVRIREPISADVMGFKILGMPPPSAGGASMVLILNILAQYGIPMEGPSSLLIHRQIEALKHAFALRMNLGDPDFINIKSVIDDMLSTEFAKQLKKTIYDNMTFSPNHYGGKWNQIHDHGTSHMSIVDSDRNAVSMTSTVNAYFGAKYLSPSTGIVLNNEMDDFSIPEKRSENVPPPAPANFIRPGKRPLSSMTPTIFLKGEQLRAVIGASGGAMIIAGTTEVFLNHFARGMDPFSSVMAPRSYHQLIPNVLQYENWTIVTGDHIEIPATTRAALQKKGHVLQSIAGGTICQFVVQEFKSSKLGELVAVSDPRKGGFPSGF